The Agromyces mariniharenae genome includes a window with the following:
- a CDS encoding alpha/beta fold hydrolase, giving the protein MDVILIPGFWLDASSWERVTPLIEEAGHRVNPLTLPGLESPDADRSDIGLRDHIDAVAEIIDGYPADAQLVLVAHSGGGAIAHGVADARPDRIARVVYVDAGPLGDGNAVNDQLPVVDGEIPLPAWSVFDDADLVDLDDELRAQFRERAIPEPKGVAYDPIALGDERRYDVPITIIASEFPSAALVEWIAADSPFTRELAQVKQVDYVDLPTGHWPQFTKPVQLGQAIAAAIG; this is encoded by the coding sequence ATGGACGTCATCCTCATCCCCGGTTTCTGGCTCGACGCGTCGTCATGGGAGCGGGTGACCCCCCTCATCGAAGAGGCCGGTCATCGCGTGAATCCACTCACTCTCCCCGGACTCGAGTCGCCCGACGCCGATCGCTCCGACATCGGCCTGCGCGACCACATCGACGCGGTCGCCGAGATCATCGACGGCTATCCGGCCGACGCGCAGCTCGTGCTCGTCGCCCACTCGGGCGGCGGCGCGATCGCGCACGGCGTGGCCGACGCCCGACCCGACCGCATCGCCCGTGTGGTCTACGTCGACGCGGGTCCGCTCGGCGACGGCAACGCGGTCAACGACCAGCTGCCGGTGGTCGACGGCGAGATCCCGCTGCCCGCCTGGTCGGTCTTCGACGACGCCGACCTCGTCGACCTCGACGACGAGCTGCGCGCGCAGTTCCGCGAACGGGCGATTCCCGAGCCCAAGGGCGTCGCCTACGACCCGATCGCGCTCGGCGACGAGCGGCGCTACGACGTGCCGATCACGATCATCGCGTCGGAGTTCCCGAGCGCGGCCCTCGTCGAGTGGATCGCGGCCGACTCGCCGTTCACGCGCGAGCTCGCGCAGGTGAAGCAGGTCGACTACGTCGACCTGCCCACCGGGCACTGGCCGCAGTTCACGAAGCCCGTGCAGTTGGGCCAGGCGATCGCCGCGGCGATCGGGTAG
- a CDS encoding EamA family transporter, with protein MRFVVAVLLASVCFGTTGTAQALGPEASSASVGAARILIGGGALGLIALFLYFAGRRGGATGTSAASTPGVGLAARRRVPTWVIVGIGALGVLAYQPAFFAGTAANGVAVGTVVALGSAPVITGALDWMLRRRYPGHRWLVATAIATAGVAILAGATDQGSAGASPLGLLASLGAGASYAVYTLAGKALLDRDWTPTGSMGALFGVAAIASLPVLLSTDASWLATGPGLVMALWLGLVTTTLAYVLFGIGLRGLAPATVSTLTLAEPLTAGILGVAVLGETLSAGGLLGLAVLAAGIVVLATTGRGRAPQPAVA; from the coding sequence ATGCGTTTCGTCGTCGCGGTCCTCCTCGCCTCGGTGTGCTTCGGCACGACCGGCACGGCGCAGGCGCTCGGGCCCGAGGCGAGCTCCGCCTCCGTGGGTGCCGCGCGCATCCTGATCGGCGGCGGCGCGCTGGGGCTCATCGCCCTCTTCCTGTACTTCGCCGGGCGTCGAGGCGGCGCGACCGGGACATCCGCCGCGTCGACGCCCGGCGTCGGCCTCGCGGCTCGGCGACGGGTGCCCACGTGGGTGATCGTCGGCATCGGTGCGCTGGGCGTGCTCGCGTACCAGCCCGCCTTCTTCGCGGGCACCGCCGCGAACGGCGTCGCGGTGGGCACCGTCGTGGCACTCGGTTCGGCCCCGGTCATCACGGGCGCGCTCGACTGGATGCTGCGGCGCCGCTACCCGGGACACCGCTGGCTCGTCGCCACCGCGATCGCCACCGCGGGCGTCGCGATCCTCGCCGGCGCCACCGACCAGGGCTCAGCGGGCGCCAGCCCGCTCGGACTGCTCGCCTCCCTCGGCGCGGGCGCCTCGTACGCGGTCTACACGCTGGCCGGCAAGGCGCTGCTCGACCGCGACTGGACGCCCACGGGCAGCATGGGCGCGCTCTTCGGCGTGGCGGCGATCGCGAGCCTCCCGGTGCTCCTGTCGACGGATGCCTCGTGGCTCGCGACCGGGCCCGGCCTCGTCATGGCGCTGTGGCTCGGCCTCGTGACGACGACGCTGGCGTACGTGCTGTTCGGGATCGGCCTGCGCGGACTCGCGCCCGCGACCGTGTCGACGCTCACCCTGGCCGAGCCGCTCACGGCGGGCATCCTGGGCGTCGCGGTGCTCGGCGAGACCCTGTCGGCGGGCGGTTTGCTCGGCCTCGCGGTGCTCGCCGCGGGCATCGTCGTGCTCGCCACGACGGGCCGCGGCCGGGCGCCGCAGCCGGCGGTCGCCTGA
- a CDS encoding alpha/beta hydrolase, producing the protein MGITLGVVGILVLAVVVFLVWAHLVMAGERPASLEAWRDPEVTITRTERSFVIEPAEGGSDVGLVFIPGARVDPSAYLWKLSGIVAESGATVVITEPTLNLAFFDTRPLSAFTADAPDVSEWYVGGHSLGGVRACQLAGTGTDAAADPPVAGVVLFGSYCANDLSDTDLRVLSLVGERDGLSTPEKVADAAHLLPPTAETVLLPGANHAAFGDYGPQPGDDTATASDEDTRDRITDAVAGFLSSAQ; encoded by the coding sequence GTGGGGATCACCCTCGGCGTCGTCGGCATCCTCGTGCTCGCCGTCGTCGTGTTCCTGGTCTGGGCGCACCTCGTCATGGCGGGCGAGCGACCCGCCTCGCTCGAGGCGTGGCGCGACCCCGAGGTGACCATCACGCGCACCGAGCGCTCGTTCGTCATCGAGCCGGCCGAGGGCGGCAGCGACGTCGGACTCGTGTTCATCCCGGGAGCGCGCGTCGACCCCTCCGCCTACCTGTGGAAGCTCAGCGGCATCGTCGCCGAGTCGGGCGCGACCGTCGTGATCACCGAGCCCACGCTCAACCTCGCGTTCTTCGACACGCGCCCGCTGTCGGCGTTCACGGCCGACGCCCCCGACGTGTCCGAGTGGTACGTCGGCGGCCACTCCCTGGGCGGAGTGCGCGCCTGCCAGCTCGCGGGCACGGGCACGGATGCCGCGGCCGACCCGCCGGTCGCCGGCGTCGTGCTGTTCGGCAGCTACTGCGCGAACGACCTCTCCGACACCGACCTGCGGGTGCTCTCGCTCGTCGGCGAGCGCGACGGACTCTCGACGCCCGAGAAGGTGGCCGACGCGGCGCACCTGCTGCCGCCGACCGCGGAGACCGTGCTGCTGCCGGGCGCGAACCACGCCGCGTTCGGCGACTACGGCCCGCAGCCGGGCGACGACACGGCGACCGCGTCCGACGAGGACACCCGCGACCGCATCACCGACGCGGTCGCGGGATTCCTCTCATCGGCGCAGTGA